CGATACCGATCAACAAGCCCTGATCGTGATACTTGACAGTTTTGTTAAGAAGGCGATGGTTGAACAGGTGATGGGATTAAACAACATCAAGCGTTAAAGCTAGAAAGACGCGGCAGAACATGAGTTCGCACCTCATTTCCGCCGCTAACCATAAGCAACTAAATAGGAGTTGAACATGGCTAAGGCGCATTCTAAGCAAAACGCGGCTCAAAATAAAGCCGCCAAAACAGAACGTTATTACACTGTGGGATACGTCCCGCAAAACGACAAAGCCAAAGCACCGCCCGCAATACACCTTAAGGGGCAATGGCTTAAGGCCGCCGGGTTTGAGATTGGCGGCTCGGTGACGGTGAAGATCATGGACGGCTGTTTAGTGCTGATCCCCGACAGTGACGAGACCCACAGCCTCAAGCAGCAATACCAGCGCCAGCGCGAGCAAATCAGTGAAATTAAGCTGAGGATGCGCGAGCTGATTGGCGACTACAAAAGCCGCTAAGGGCAGGGCGTGAGCTGCTCTTAGAAAGAACAAAGCCGGAAGATCGCGGGGATCTTTCCGGCTTTATAATCATTTTACATCTGCTTCGATAACTCCTAAGGGTATATGGTTGCTGAACTTATACCCGTTAGAAATCTCCATCATGTCAATTACAAGAAGGTAAACCCAAAGAAATTATTAGGATCTAACAATAACTCTCTTTTAATATCACCTTCTTTATAATTGATTTTCATTTTAGAAAAAGGAGTAACATGATGATCTATACTTAAAACAGTCACATCCTGCTCTGTTTTAAACAATTGTGAATATATTGACATCAGTGAAAATTTATCATCCTCATCTAAATCAAACCACACATCTATTTTTGAAAGAGTCCTACAATCAATAACGCCATTATCATTTATGTATAATTCGAGTATTTTTTCATCAAAAATAAAATACATCCTTTCATACATTGGATGGAAGCGAGAGTACTCATCCGTGTCTGTATAACCAGTAATCATTACATCGTGTAGCGATTGATGTTGCATACTTTCTATAAAGCTTTTCAAGGTATACCTTCCCTTTATGGAGAAAAAATGATTCCAATATCCATACCCTTACCTGACTCAATGAGTGTCACAAACTCTTCTGTACCATCAGGGAGTTTTTTGGATATATATGTCATCCCTTCTCCTCTATATACATCCATAAGAGGTTGATCTTTTTTAATAGTACCTTTCCCAACGTGAACTAATTTTCCACTATCTCTTAATGATTCAATATCTTTTAAGAATTCGGCACCTTCATCCACTTTCCATTTTGGATATTTTTTGCCTAAATATTTTTCAAGAATACCTTTGTGTCGAATGAAATGATCTTTAAAGTTTTTCCCTGGTTTTATGCTACAACCCGCTAACCCGAATGGGTCTTAGGGATTACCCCGACACGACCATACTTTTTAGGCAGGATTTTTTCTTTAATAACAGATTGTTAAAGAGCCGGTTTTACCCGTTGGGGTAAAGGTTTTTTTGCCCGATCCCCGATGTGCACTTTCAGTCCATTGCGCCCGTTTGCTGTAGTGCAGTATAGCGCCTGTGCTCGCGCGCGTTGACTCAACAGCTTGATTTTGTGATGTGTTTCCCTTTCGGCAACGGGCGAACGTCGCCCAGCTTGTCTGGGCGGCGGGCGGCCGTTCTGCGGGTGCGGGCGGCATAGAGCCTGCAAGCGGCGCCCCTGCGACGCTCTCAGGCAGCGGGGCTTCGGTTATTCACTGTTTTGTTGATGGCACCGTCCCAACAGGGAAGCCCCCTGCGGGGGCTGCACGGGGCGGAGATGGCGAGCACGGCAACGAGCAACGGAGCGCAGCGCAGTGCGAGCCGCGCGCAGCCAGTGCAGCGGGGCCGGGGCGGGGGAGGTAAAAACGGAGGCCGCAGGCCGACCTGCCTACAGGGGGGTTGGCCGGACGCGGGCAGGGCAGCTAAGGAAGAACGCGGATTGCCAAGGGCTGGCTCGGCAGGTTAGAGCAGAAGGCGCCAGCCTTGTGCGGCGGCACCCCGGCGATGCCGATAGGTGGGGGCACCGACATAATGCAGATTATACGCATGAAGCCGCTCACCGTGCCGCAGGCTGACGCCGGGGACTGGCGGCGCCGTGCGTATAATCCCCTCGCATTATGTTGAATAGGCTTTGGGCGGCCTGCACCGGCTTAACGGGGACACCCCGGCTCAGGCCGCCCATTGCCTATTTACCCCCGCTATCACCGGGGCTGACGGGCAGTCCGGCCACGGTCTGCCCCCGCGCAGCACCCGGCGAACTCAACGGGGATTATCGGGCTGTCCGCGACGTCCACGGGGGACGTTCTGCACCGGATTATCCGCTTGTGCCTGTGTATCACGTTCAGCCGGATGTGTCTGGTGATGCACTTCCTTCAGGTGTCCGATGGCAACCCGCGTGTAAATTTGTGTCGTTTCCAGCTTCTTATGCCCCAGTATCGCCTGGATATGCCGGGTATCCGCGCCGTTCTCCAGCATCTGCGTGGCCATTGAGTGCCGGAACACGTGACATGACCCGGCTTTGTCGAGTTTGGCTTCTTCCCGGATAGTATGCCCGGCCATCTGCGTTAAGGTGTTGCGTGACAACGGGTTACCCCTGACGGTGATAAACACGTATCCGCTGTCATAGCGGTAAGCCAGTTGCGGGCGCACGTCAGCCAGATACCGCTCCAGCCATGCCAGCGCCCGTTCCCCTATCGGCACGAGCCGGTCATGCCCCTGTTTTCCCTGCCGCACCGCGACGACACCACGATGGCGGTCGATATCCCCCAGCCGCAGGTTAATCAGCTCGGCACGCCGGATACCCGTACTCCAGAGCACTTCCAGCACGGCACGGTTACGCAGGCCCAGCGGCGTCCGGGTGTCGAGGCTGTTCAGCACCTGCTCTGTCTCGGTGTCACTCAGTACCTGCATGGGCAGCCGCTGTTCCTCTTTCGGCAGGATTA
This genomic interval from Xenorhabdus doucetiae contains the following:
- a CDS encoding SymE family type I addiction module toxin, with translation MAKAHSKQNAAQNKAAKTERYYTVGYVPQNDKAKAPPAIHLKGQWLKAAGFEIGGSVTVKIMDGCLVLIPDSDETHSLKQQYQRQREQISEIKLRMRELIGDYKSR
- the xerC gene encoding site-specific tyrosine recombinase XerC, whose amino-acid sequence is METQPTFTLATLRQQLEAYLEIQSASGRSNRTPETYREWLMPFVDWCEMRGIRHAPQVSLPVLEGWQRYLRSYRKADGQHYSPNSQLQRLRCLRGWFRWLLQRHHILYNPADMLILPKEEQRLPMQVLSDTETEQVLNSLDTRTPLGLRNRAVLEVLWSTGIRRAELINLRLGDIDRHRGVVAVRQGKQGHDRLVPIGERALAWLERYLADVRPQLAYRYDSGYVFITVRGNPLSRNTLTQMAGHTIREEAKLDKAGSCHVFRHSMATQMLENGADTRHIQAILGHKKLETTQIYTRVAIGHLKEVHHQTHPAERDTQAQADNPVQNVPRGRRGQPDNPR